A DNA window from Thermosynechococcaceae cyanobacterium Okahandja contains the following coding sequences:
- a CDS encoding class I SAM-dependent methyltransferase: MSFSPESLMATEPLHQNQEAMDSYFGSFFGLMRKALVAGGSELGLGMTLFSLAVSIRASRIIEIGRFKGFSTLCLASALRFIDVGWQEPQQHKQRPDIDYKDWEAPKQRQLLSIDPFPTQEAADLIVAAKLENYVRFINARSDEVTIEGLVDLIFIDGDHSYEGCKADVFNYIPWYLRPGGYFILHDYYGWYDAQGNNNSPVKLVIDELIEEGLFEHLLVDTGYQSFTVFRNPVAP; this comes from the coding sequence ATGAGTTTTAGCCCAGAGTCCTTAATGGCAACGGAGCCGCTTCACCAAAACCAAGAAGCGATGGACAGCTATTTTGGTAGCTTTTTTGGCTTGATGCGCAAGGCACTTGTTGCCGGGGGGTCAGAACTAGGTTTGGGCATGACCCTCTTTTCGTTGGCGGTGAGCATCCGGGCCAGCCGTATTATTGAAATTGGTCGGTTTAAAGGATTTTCTACCTTATGTCTTGCCAGTGCCCTACGGTTTATTGATGTGGGGTGGCAAGAGCCGCAGCAACATAAGCAGCGACCTGATATTGACTACAAGGACTGGGAAGCACCGAAGCAGCGTCAACTGCTGTCAATCGATCCATTTCCCACCCAAGAGGCTGCAGATTTAATCGTTGCGGCGAAACTGGAAAATTATGTTCGGTTTATTAATGCCCGGTCTGACGAGGTGACAATTGAGGGCTTGGTTGATTTAATTTTTATTGATGGCGACCATAGCTATGAAGGCTGCAAGGCCGATGTTTTCAACTATATCCCATGGTACTTGCGTCCGGGAGGATACTTTATCTTGCACGATTACTATGGTTGGTACGATGCACAAGGGAACAATAACTCCCCAGTTAAACTGGTTATTGATGAGCTGATCGAGGAAGGCCTGTTTGAACACCTGTTAGTGGATACGGGGTATCAGTCCTTTACAGTGTTCCGTAATCCTGTCGCCCCCTGA
- a CDS encoding AI-2E family transporter: MPNWFDRLENRRLLRFLLLFALGWVAVQLVNFFATVLLIFLFSAILAFLLNYPVRWVERYLPHTAAVTLVFLGALAIVVGVGITLGFGIIGQLQELLSTLPDQVDTWIGLLNDVQGWLERWNLEIDLRQVESELRNYAFAGLEFGFGKLQFVFSLLLESIIVAVITFFMLLDGQRLWHYLLSFLPPPWQERVPRDLQRNFLGFFWGRFLLSLFFGVSVFIVLLLLRAPYALALAAIAGGFDLIPGIGATLGIGLVAILLLPKGIALSFKVLVGCILLQQVEENILMPRIMRNSVNLNPVVLFLALLVGATVAGLVGVFLAIPIAGTIVSLFNLQALQAGHTAELSTPAK; encoded by the coding sequence ATGCCCAACTGGTTTGACCGCCTCGAAAATCGGCGCTTGCTGCGATTTTTATTACTGTTTGCCCTCGGTTGGGTTGCCGTGCAGCTTGTCAATTTCTTTGCCACAGTTTTATTGATTTTTCTGTTTTCGGCTATTCTGGCCTTTTTGCTCAACTATCCGGTGCGCTGGGTGGAACGGTATCTTCCCCATACGGCGGCGGTTACTCTGGTTTTTTTAGGGGCACTGGCGATCGTGGTTGGGGTGGGCATTACCCTTGGTTTTGGCATTATTGGCCAACTACAAGAACTCCTGAGTACTCTACCGGATCAGGTGGATACATGGATTGGCCTGCTCAATGATGTTCAAGGCTGGCTGGAGCGCTGGAACTTAGAAATTGATCTGCGTCAAGTTGAGTCAGAGTTACGCAACTATGCCTTCGCGGGGCTAGAGTTTGGCTTTGGTAAGCTACAGTTTGTTTTTTCATTACTGCTAGAGAGCATTATTGTTGCCGTAATTACCTTCTTTATGCTGCTGGATGGGCAACGGTTATGGCACTACCTCTTGAGCTTTCTGCCGCCACCGTGGCAAGAACGGGTGCCCCGCGATTTGCAACGCAATTTTTTGGGCTTCTTTTGGGGACGGTTTTTGCTGTCCCTCTTTTTTGGCGTTTCGGTGTTTATCGTGCTGTTGCTGCTGCGCGCTCCCTATGCCCTTGCCCTTGCGGCCATTGCCGGAGGGTTTGATCTGATTCCCGGTATTGGTGCCACCCTTGGCATTGGCCTAGTGGCTATCCTATTGCTGCCCAAAGGGATTGCCCTCAGTTTTAAGGTGCTTGTTGGCTGTATTTTGCTCCAGCAGGTGGAGGAAAACATTCTCATGCCCCGCATCATGCGCAACTCCGTGAACCTCAATCCGGTGGTGTTGTTTTTGGCGCTGCTGGTGGGGGCAACGGTGGCGGGGTTGGTGGGGGTCTTTTTGGCGATTCCCATTGCCGGAACTATTGTTAGTCTCTTTAATTTGCAGGCACTACAGGCAGGGCACACGGCTGAGCTATCAACACCCGCTAAGTAG
- the rpsD gene encoding 30S ribosomal protein S4 yields the protein MARYRGPRLRIVRRLGELAGLTRKAPKRNYPPGQHGQARKKRSEYALRLDEKQKLRFNYGVSERQLVRYVRKARRVSGSTGQTLLQLLEMRLDNTVFRLGMAPTIPAARQLVNHGHILVNGRSVSIPSYQCRPGDVITVRDNDRSRKLVETNLQNPGLANLPSHLELDKNTLTGKVNGVVEREWVALQVNELLVVEYYSRKV from the coding sequence ATGGCTCGATATCGTGGCCCCCGTTTAAGAATTGTTCGTCGTCTGGGAGAACTGGCCGGTTTAACCCGTAAGGCTCCGAAGCGCAATTATCCGCCCGGGCAGCACGGTCAAGCCCGCAAAAAGCGTTCAGAATACGCCCTGCGCTTGGATGAAAAGCAAAAGCTGCGGTTTAACTATGGGGTTTCCGAGCGGCAACTGGTGCGCTACGTGCGCAAAGCGCGGCGCGTGAGTGGTTCCACGGGACAAACGCTGTTGCAACTGCTGGAAATGCGCCTCGACAATACCGTCTTTCGCCTTGGCATGGCACCCACGATCCCCGCGGCTCGTCAACTGGTGAATCACGGTCACATTCTAGTGAACGGTCGCAGTGTCTCGATTCCCAGCTATCAGTGCCGTCCGGGGGATGTCATTACAGTGCGGGACAACGATCGCTCCCGCAAGCTGGTGGAAACCAACTTACAAAACCCGGGTCTGGCCAACTTACCCAGCCACTTAGAGCTAGATAAAAACACGCTTACGGGTAAAGTCAATGGCGTGGTCGAGCGGGAATGGGTGGCGCTACAGGTGAATGAACTCCTTGTGGTTGAGTACTACTCCCGTAAAGTTTAA